From the Deinococcus radiophilus genome, one window contains:
- a CDS encoding sigma 54-interacting transcriptional regulator, which yields MTYINAQTLGELLALPEYAGRRMFDSQTPSVQDEIRRNLTRRLQAGEPLFSGVLGYEDTVMPQLINALLARQNFILLGLRGQAKSRLLRAITDLMDERIPVIAGLDYFDDPLNPVTGDGRERVEREGEALAIRWVPRAERYVEKLATPDVTVADLIGDVDPIKAARLGTSLGDSRSMHFGLLPRANRGIFAVNELADLSPKVQVALFNILQEGDVQIKGFPVRLELDVMLAFSANPEDYTARGKIVTPLKDRIGSEIRTHYPQDIRQGMNITAQEAARQPEVQVPDYVAELIEEIAFQAREDGRVDKLSGVSQRLPISLMELSAANAERRALVTGAKPVVRVSDVYAGLPAITGKMELEYEGELKGAEQVAKDLIRKAAGAIYGRRYASLSTTALEEWFEQGNVFRLPQTGAATEIQASLAEVPDLTELTRAVAESDDSDTQASAAEFVLEGLYGRKKLSRAEELYAAPEPELKMGRGGRWN from the coding sequence ATGACCTATATCAATGCCCAAACCCTTGGCGAGCTGCTGGCTTTGCCGGAATATGCAGGCCGTCGGATGTTCGACAGTCAAACTCCTAGCGTTCAGGACGAAATTCGGCGCAATCTGACCCGCAGGCTTCAAGCAGGCGAACCTCTATTCTCTGGAGTGCTGGGCTACGAAGACACCGTCATGCCGCAGCTGATCAACGCTCTGCTGGCACGGCAGAATTTTATTTTGCTGGGCTTGCGTGGACAGGCCAAAAGTCGTCTCCTGCGGGCCATTACGGATCTGATGGATGAGCGCATCCCGGTTATTGCTGGCCTGGATTATTTTGATGATCCACTCAATCCGGTGACTGGCGATGGGCGGGAGCGAGTAGAACGCGAAGGCGAGGCACTGGCCATCCGCTGGGTTCCCCGTGCCGAGCGATATGTAGAAAAGCTAGCCACGCCTGATGTGACCGTGGCCGATCTGATCGGAGACGTAGACCCCATCAAAGCGGCGCGCCTGGGCACCAGCCTGGGCGACAGCCGCTCCATGCATTTTGGGTTGCTGCCGCGTGCCAACCGGGGCATCTTTGCAGTCAACGAACTGGCTGACCTGTCGCCCAAGGTGCAGGTAGCGCTCTTTAACATCCTGCAAGAAGGCGACGTGCAGATTAAAGGATTCCCTGTGCGTCTGGAGCTGGACGTCATGCTGGCCTTTAGTGCTAACCCAGAGGACTACACAGCACGCGGCAAGATCGTCACGCCACTCAAGGACCGCATCGGCAGCGAGATCCGTACGCACTACCCTCAGGACATCCGTCAAGGCATGAACATCACGGCGCAGGAGGCTGCGCGGCAGCCTGAAGTTCAGGTCCCGGACTACGTGGCTGAGCTGATTGAGGAAATCGCTTTTCAGGCACGCGAAGACGGCCGTGTTGACAAGCTGAGTGGTGTGTCGCAGCGCTTGCCGATCAGCCTGATGGAACTGAGTGCTGCCAACGCTGAGCGCCGCGCCCTGGTGACGGGAGCCAAGCCAGTAGTCCGGGTCAGCGATGTTTATGCAGGCTTGCCTGCCATTACCGGCAAGATGGAGCTGGAGTACGAGGGCGAACTGAAAGGGGCCGAGCAGGTGGCCAAAGACCTGATCCGCAAAGCCGCCGGGGCCATCTATGGTCGCCGCTACGCCAGCCTGAGCACGACTGCGTTGGAAGAATGGTTTGAACAGGGCAATGTCTTCCGTTTGCCGCAGACGGGCGCCGCCACTGAAATTCAGGCATCGCTGGCCGAAGTGCCTGACTTGACGGAACTGACCCGCGCGGTGGCCGAGTCGGATGATTCCGACACGCAGGCCAGCGCTGCCGAGTTTGTGCTTGAGGGTCTCTATGGCCGCAAGAAACTGAGCCGCGCAGAAGAACTGTACGCCGCGCCCGAGCCGGAGTTGAAGATGGGACGCGGGGGACGTTGGAACTGA